AAAACCTTCACTTAAATTTAGCATTAAACTCTATGAAAGTATTAATAAAGAACCTTTTAGACATTATATCTTTCCCTATGAATAATCTAAAACTTAATTTTTTTCCTGCATTAACCGCATCAGTCCCTCATTAAACCCTATGAATAAGCCAAATAACTTAATTTCATATATATTAAGCCAGTTAGAAGCTAATATATGTATTTTTACAGATTAAGGTGAATAAATGAAAATTTTCAAAAAGAAAGGAGAACTTACCAGATTCCAGATTCTGGCAGAGATTGCTAAAACCCAGCCTCACCTGAGGCAAAAAGACATAGCAAAAAAGCTTGGAATAAGTATTCAGGCAGTTTCTGAAAATATTAAAAGCTTAACTGATGACGGTTTTGTAGAAATAAGAGGAGACACCATCAGATACCATATAACCAAAAGAGGTATTGAAAAACTTAAAAAAGAAGCTGTTGACCTTAGAAAGTATGCAGATGAAGTTTCTGAAATAATGAATACTTATAAATCTATATGGCCTGCAATAGCTGAAGACGATTTAAAGGAAGGAGAAAAAGTATGGCTGAAAATGGAAAACGGAACACTCTATGCCACAAAACATAAAACGCCTGCAAGTGCTGAAGTGCTTCAAAACGCACAAAAAGGTGAAGATGTCGCTTTAACCAATTTAGAAGGTACCATAGAACTTAAAGCAGGTGATGTAACCATTATTAGACTCCCCCCTATAAATAAGGGCGGTTCAAGGGTCAGTGATCTGGATAAAATTAATAAAATATATAAAAGAGGATTTGACCGTGTTGGTGTCATGGGAACCATTTCCAGGGCAGTTGCAGATAAATTAATGATTTCTCCTGATTTTGAGTTTGCCACGCCCTATGCCACTGTAGCTGCTTCAAAAAAAGGTTTAAAAGTACTTGTTTTTGCTGTTGGTAAGATGACAAACAGTATTACAAGGA
This region of Methanobacterium sp. genomic DNA includes:
- a CDS encoding winged helix-turn-helix transcriptional regulator; the protein is MKIFKKKGELTRFQILAEIAKTQPHLRQKDIAKKLGISIQAVSENIKSLTDDGFVEIRGDTIRYHITKRGIEKLKKEAVDLRKYADEVSEIMNTYKSIWPAIAEDDLKEGEKVWLKMENGTLYATKHKTPASAEVLQNAQKGEDVALTNLEGTIELKAGDVTIIRLPPINKGGSRVSDLDKINKIYKRGFDRVGVMGTISRAVADKLMISPDFEFATPYATVAASKKGLKVLVFAVGKMTNSITRKLDEEGIHYIIKDVEK